ATTTACTATCTGTATAAGACCAAAACAAAGCTGAAGTCTACTAACCACTTGAGAAGCAAATGTCAACATTCTTTCTGGTGGCATATTGGCACAGAGAGCTGCAGATTGCAAGTGAGGAAAGAAACCATTACAAATCGAACCTTCTAACGTGAAGGGAACAATAAAACTAGAGAAAAAAACACGAACATCTGGAAAGAAGGTATGAAAAAGGTTTGAGGTTGATAGCAACTTTGGATCCAATTGTCACAAGCAGAGGGGAAAGAGAGATGCAGGTATATATAACACATCTAAAGGAAGAACATTCAGGTATATAGAATATATTTTTGCTTACCATACAGAACTGCTCCAATAAATGCATCACCTGCACCAGTTGTATCGACTAATTCTGATGGCGGTATCTTTTCAGCTGTTCCAAGAAGCAGCTTCCCACTCACTGTCCCAATGCCTTTTGCATGCAATTTTGCAATATCCTAGAAGAAGACACGTACTTTAGTTTATTCAGCTTCATAAGAAGTACTGGGGAGAAAAAAAGTCATAAGCAGCGCCAAGAATTCAGTAATGGCATGACTGCAAGTGAACATGTGGAGGCAATTCATATTTGTAAAACTCACTCTCATGACGTACTAGAAAAAGGGTACCAGAAAAATATGCTAGCATACCAGCTTCGGCCCTTTCTAACATCATGCAGCCATCTTCACCCAATGTCACAATTACAAATTTGATGTTTGGCAACTTTAGAAGTACAGAAACTAGAGCAGCTGGGACTGAATGGGCCTCTGTCCATACCTGAGAGACTATTCATCTTTTGTCAAACTCAAAAGGGCAAAAGATATTGTTGAGTCCCACATCGTTGGATGAGGAGAAATTGGTGTCTTTATGTGGTCGTAGGCGATCCTAATTAACCTCCTGAAATAGGTTTTGAGATTGTGTTAGATCCAAGGTCGATAACAGATATCAAAAGTAAAGGTAGGAGGAGAAAAATGACACTATTTCACCTTTTTTAAAAACAGTGTTGAAGACAATTTTAATCCCCAATTATGTGGTAAACAGTGGCAAGGGACAAAAGCTTTAAGTTGTAACACACTGAGGGAGGAAGGGACTTTGTCGTCGAATTAAAATTGTGGAGACAACAAATTTCACTCCTAGACTGTATTAGCAACTAAGAATTAGAAGCAGATCACCAGATATCCAAATTGAAAATGTGCAGCAAAGGAACATAAGTTGTCAGTGTACACATGCCTGTGGAAATCTCGCTGAGCATACGACATAAGTTGCCAAGTTTAGAAGGTCATCTACCctttctcttttactttctGCATCAATTACAATAGGTATATTCCTCCAATGTGCCTGCACTGGGAATCCAAAAGGCATGCAGTTTTTTCCATTTGATTGAAAACATAAGTCTGTGGACAATTTGAACAAAATACAAGAATAATTGATGTCGGCTCTAGGATGAATACAAACAATATGATCCAAAAGCAGACAGTAAGAAGTTTTTGCTAACTATTACTTCCATTTGTCTGACAAAGAAGTCAAAGTTAAAATTACCTCTCGGGCCACAACTAAAGCTGATGACAAATTCGACTTGGATAAATTCTCAGGTATCATATCCTGGAGTGTAAATGCAAGTGCGAGTTTTCCTGGTAGATCAAAGAATACTAATCACGAGAGCTAACAGATTCGATAGAACAAGTTCAAAAGGGTCAGAAAACCAAATGTATACACCAAAAGATAGTAAATATAGTAAACTTGCTAAAATGTTTATACTTCTTTCACGCAAATATGGTGGAGAAAAACTTCTTTGAACCAATTCTTTCTGCCATACATGTAATCAAGTGGGCAATTTTGGCAGGAAAGAAAAGTTACTCAGCCAAACATACACATTCCTTGCTATAGTTTCTTTATCTGATGATGGATAGGAATCACTTCATATGACTTAACAATTTTCTGTTACTTTTCCAGGCTAACTTTACAAGTAGCATGTATTTCAAATCTTCAGCATATATACAACTTCGTTTGGTTCTTGCATGAGAAATTTTCGGATAGTTAGACTGAAACCCACTTTACACAAGTATAGGTAATGTCCAATCTACTGTTACTGATCTAGAAACCAAATATTAAGCAGAGCCATTTACAATTGATTCAAAGTATATATTCGCAGCATGAGTTTAACTGACACTACTTTCATCATTCACTTAAATCTTAGTTATTAAATCCatgaatttttatataattgaaagcatttaaTAGCAaacatataattttaaaagaaacaTGGAATATATGTGATTTATTAATCCATGACCATAAGATATTTTCGATTTGCTCATTAGGTAAAATCGTATAAAAATGGAGgacattttaataattttcataaatagtGATACATtcatatttataagaaaaatataagttaAAAACATATCTTACACGAAATTTAACTTTACATTAATAAAAGATTTGAAATCACGTTTGGCCCTCGGTATAATTCACTACTACACAAgaaaatagtatatatatatactgcaaATAAATTAATGTGAAATGAAAAATTGTGGGACGTCCTTTATATTTTAGATAAccaaaaaatatcatatttgtcCTTATATTCTCAGAAAAAGGTTATATTTATCCCCtcgttatatatattttcttcttaGAAAAGATGATAAAGGCCTCTATAAGGACTGCAAGGTCATTCCGAGTGAGAATCTTACGACCCAACATAAGCTATTAgtgatggatttggagataagaaggaagaagaagtaGAGGGTGTGGACGATTGATCGAGGATTAGGTGGGGGAGTTTGACTCTGCCTAatgccctagagatgggagagaagttgATGGCTATGGGAGCGTGGGATGATAGTGGGAATGCggcagtatgtgggataggacggtcAGGTGCATTAGAGAAGCAGCTAGAGAGGTATTGGGATTTCACGAGGCCGCCGTGGTGGGCACCGAGGaaattggtggtggaatggagaagtcgAAGAGAAGGTAGAAGCAAAGAAGCAGGCATATGTGAAGTTGTTAGATAGCAAGGATGATGAAGAGAAGCGGACGAACAGGGAAAAGTATAAGGTGGCAAAAAATGAGGCAAAGTTGGCAGTTTCGATGGCTAAAACGGCAGCTTTTAAACGCCTTTATGCAGAACTAGAGGACAGAGGCGGGGATAAGAAGCTATTTAAGCTCGCTAAGGCAGGAGAGAGGAAGAAACACGATTTgtatcaagtgaagtgcatcaaGGACTAGGATGTCCAAGTGTTGGTACAGGAAACCCGCATtagacagagatggcagtcatactttcatGAACTCTTAAATGAAAGATGGGACAGAGACattgtgttgggagacttgGAGCACTCGGATAAGCGTCACGACTCTAGATATTGTAGGAGTATAAAGGTTAAGGAGGTTAAGAGAGTTGTTCGTAGGTTGCGCAGGGGAAaagcaaccggacctgacgagatccctggagaataTTGGAAGAATGCAGGCAAGGTAggattggagtggctgactggGTTGTTTAATGTCATTCTCAAGACAGAAAAGATGCCggaagaatggaggtggagtacaataATTCCCGTatacaagaacaagggagacattcaaagttgcaacaactatagaggtatcaagctgctaagtcacactatgaaagtgtgggaaagggtgGTGgaaatgagggtgaggagagatgTGTCTATTTTAGAGGACCAATTTGGATTCATGCCGGGGCTCTCGACTACAAAAGCGATTCATATTGtaaggagattggtggagcagtataagaagcggaagagagacttgcatatagTATTCATTGACTTAGAAAAAGGTCTACGATAAAGTGCCAAGAgaggtcctatggagatgcttggaggctaaaggtgtgcCTGTGGTGTACATTAGAGCGATAAAGGAtatgtatgatggagctaagaccagggtaaggactGTAGGAGGAGACTCCGAGCACTTTCCTGTTaagatggggttgcatcaaggatcagctcttagcccgtttctattcaccttggtgatggatgaattgACGCGACGaatacaaggtgaggtgccttggtgtatgttgttcgcggatgacatagtcctgatcgacgAGACTCGCAAGGGAGTTAACGATAAGCTAGAGGACtggagacagacgttggagtctaaagaatttaaattgagtaggaccaagacagaatacttggaaTGCAGGTTTAGTGGCTTATCGAGTGAGGCTGACGaggaagtgaggcttggtacccaggccatccaaaagaaagaaagtttcaagtatcttggatcTATTATACAGGGAGACAGATATCGACGATGATATTTCACATTGTATTGGTGCAGGgtagatgaaatggaggctagcCTTCGGAGTgttgtgtgataagaaagtgTCACTAAAActtaaaggcaagttctacaaaatggtggttagaccggctatgttatatggggcagagtgttgggtagttaaggtctctcacgttcaaaagatgaaagttgccgagatgagaatattgagatggatgtgtgggcataccaggagcgacaagattagaaatgagactattcaggacaaggtaggagtggcctcggtggaagacaagatgcgggaaatacgactgagatggtttgggcatgtgaagaggagagatacagatgccccagtgtggaggtgtgagaggttggccatggatggtttcagaagaggtaggggtaggccgaagaaatattgaggAGAGGTGAGGACATGgcgtagttacagcttaccgaggacatgaccttagataggagggtatgAAGGACctatattagggtagaaggatagtacatagtctcgttattcttccgtactagtaggcgcattagcgcactataatttattatgctctgacttctgttattatctattactttctatactttgattactctattttttctgtgtcgctttcattattttcttcctcatatcgctttgaacttcttgaccttatctgacctcttttcatgcctctattgagccgagggtctctcggcaacagccgtcctaccttgatagaagtaaggtctgcatacatttTATCCTCTCCAGACCCTACGTTGTAAaattttactgggttgttgttatattattaggcttatcaatattcatattttcttctgaaaaattaaaaaaatcagctacatccaaatgcataggcttaatattatcttcagagataaaatttatctctagattattttctgccctctttaaGGATGcttactttctgaatttttctttggtaaaacTTCTGgtttttcactcttctttttatactaCTGATCATTTTTCGGTGCCAGCTGAGCATCattattataatttcttctttgaccatGACCACGTTCAtgactggggccatgacctcttactcgttggttataatttgtctgattcaTTTCAGTGAGTGAtaaagaaccaacgggccgactatcatgatttttcattagcaGTTCGTTGTGGCGTGAAGCAatcagaaggtgagaaagtaattcagaatatttcttaaaacccttttcgcgatattgctgttGTAgaagcatattcgcgggtggaaatgtggagtatgttttttaaagtttatcttgctcagtgatttcttcttcgcataaatttaactaagctataattctaaacaaggcagaattatattcagttatatttttaaaattcattaatctcagatttagccaatcatgacgtgcttgtggaGGCATGACCAACTTTaagtggtcatatctttcttttaaatttttccacagtTTAAAGGGATCCTTTAATGTAAAGTACTGTAATTTTAATCCCTCGTCAAGATagtggcggagaaatatcatggctttggaacggtcttgactagatgtcgtATTGTCAtatttgatggtgtctgccagacccatcgattctagatgtatttcgacatctagtgcccatgatgagtagcctttttcagatatgtcaagagcaacaaattcaagtttagaaatattagacattttaagaaaatataattcttaccccttttgttaccttcttaaaaaatagctcaaagtgatggagccccgtgctgataacgtgttataaaataagaTTAACATGATAATTTAAGAAGgataaaataagagaaagagagaggagaAGAAGATTGTCGTATCAGTATATATAAGTTACATTACGGAGAAAGACTATATTTATAGCCAGAAAAAAGATTAAAACCAAGTGGACAACttttttcatttgaaaaaaaatatagttgaataatataatattaggTCCTGCCTACTTTTAAGTGGACTCCACTTGAAAAAACAACATCCATTTCCTAACAATTACTACATTCTCTTTTGTCATACATCCAAGAGGTACtggtataaaatatttataattttgtaGTACATGTAAAAGAAGTACACtcaaattaaattaatgattaaaaggcataaaatatttataattttttatgaaaaaattaatatcacatgtttaaataattataaaattaatatgtatacaatttattagtttgatttgattactttttattattttatttaataaaaaataaaattaaattaaatatgatcgatttttaaaatttaaaactaactaGTTTT
The genomic region above belongs to Solanum dulcamara chromosome 5, daSolDulc1.2, whole genome shotgun sequence and contains:
- the LOC129890768 gene encoding LOW QUALITY PROTEIN: uncharacterized protein LOC129890768 (The sequence of the model RefSeq protein was modified relative to this genomic sequence to represent the inferred CDS: substituted 2 bases at 2 genomic stop codons) — protein: MRVSFTNMNCLHMFTCSHAITEFLALLMTFFLPSTSYEAEXTKVRVFFXDIAKLHAKGIGTVSGKLLLGTAEKIPPSELVDTTGAGDAFIGAVLYALCANMPPERMLTFASQVAGIGCRALGAGAGLCSQFVFSLSTSKMEKRLYLCDYVH